A DNA window from Camelina sativa cultivar DH55 chromosome 17, Cs, whole genome shotgun sequence contains the following coding sequences:
- the LOC104759737 gene encoding uncharacterized protein LOC104759737: protein MFATFVSGVINFFGDEYLRRPTPEDLQRLLYVAEERGFPGMVGSIDCMHWVWKNFPTAWKGMYTRGSGKPTIVLEAVASYDLWIWHAFFGSPGTFNDINVLDRSPVFDDILYGQAQQVTYYVNAREYNLTYYLTDGVYPKWLTFIQSIPLPQSPKASLFAEREESARKDIECAFGVLQAIFTACIILHNMIVENERDGYTQADVSDFPQGDGVDLSYSINMASNISNVLNGQTIIRDREVETT from the exons ATGTTTGCAACATTTGTCAGTGGAGTTATCAATTTCTTTGGCGATGAATATCTAAGAAGACCCACACCAGAGGATCTTCAAAGATTACTATATGTTGCAGAAGAACGTGGATTTCCTGGGATGGTTGGAAGcatcgactgtatgcattgggttTGGAAGAATTTCCCAACAGCTTGGAAAGGCATGTATACACGAGGATCCGGcaaaccaacaattgttttagagGCGGTCGCGTCATAtgatctctggatatggcacgcCTTTTTTGGATCTCCAGGTACTTTTAACGATATTAATGTTCTTGATCGATCTCCCGTCTTTGATGATATACTTTATGGTCAAGCTCAACAAGTTACCTACTATGTTAACGCCAGAGAGTACAATTTGACTTACTATCTGACAGACGGTGTTTATCCGAAATGGCTAACTTTTATTCAATCCATACCACTACCACAAAGTCCAAAAGCATCTTTATTTGCTGAACGCGAAGAAAGCGCCCGAAAAGATATTGAGTGTGCTTTTGGTGTCCTACAAGCTATATTCACC GCGTGTATCATACTCCACAATATGATTGTTGAAAATGAACGAGATGGATACACTCAAGCTGACGTTTCTGATTTCCCACAAGGAGATGGTGTGGATCTTTCATATTCTATCAATATGGCTTCAAATATCAGCAATGTGTTGAATGGTCAAACAATAATTCGTGATAGAGAAGTTGAAACAacctga